The following are encoded together in the Eriocheir sinensis breed Jianghai 21 chromosome 28, ASM2467909v1, whole genome shotgun sequence genome:
- the LOC127004474 gene encoding uncharacterized protein LOC127004474 isoform X3 — translation MANENKAGKNDTVGLFLQAMVDREPGKRKVKPSKAALVDLAELDLGESSDDSDFNVDEAKLNDDDDISINSDPDAPDDDDDDDDDVDAEGESGEEAEVTYTAPEKNLTVTQLLEQAKKKQALEAEKGVERPKILVCSVCLGDHSDDLNEIVTCDGCSVSVHEGCYGISDSVSVSSTVSSCSTEPWFCDACKAGVVDPPCELCPNLGYTIFKETEMGRWVHLVCALYIPGVAFSEVDKLSFPTLFEMPYSKWGAKTCTLCEDERYSRTGVCIGCDAGMCRGYFHVTCAQREGLLSEVNHGEADQADPYYAHCKLHTDRELIRRRKRNWLALQLHMKQGEADKSGSSQETQDRIQRKLSRYRDKYLFNKNNRPTPWYPTQKMPRALSTSASLFRSLLHKTELMGLSTESQPVHPTSVGDIRKKWHIPPAFNVEFISYYLDRTNRLAEMKDRLDHLLTENSQLVQEETQLRIKCNQMETECENLKSENDVLLNKALELHDLLKGLAGRPLPLPPVVAALHNPPSPPLPTRPLPKGSLRGPIITKAAAKMMTDQAPPVGGYFPDIGTNSLTLNRCRVCQLTKEQHLLIECDTCGHYYHLSCLDPPLTRMPKKTKQMGWQCSDCCKSSDSDKAPEVDTAAPRRLRRNIKEPAKFSPSLVSEVKGNEVGEKSQMGIMPPVSVVPTSVAPSTDDKPPVHLYHPGVASVAGPTEESPEAATIAGKRRRSSDGKKTTPKKQKKSPGDIEHTSSENVLVSTLIEPMPTNKMSPTTAAARGKKGPPELPYQDALQTVQLETRSGRSRKLHPEPQAPPVSMQCSVSTAALTATTTSLPDRPMPAVAQISEASSPSKNRRGQADSAQPPVPSQATNSPSRQRRQPPEAGEAPRPQISSPTRSRRHQAEPSSECLAEPQQPAPPQTESEATQGSGNLQAPTTENVEPISRRRGASSMQLDTSVESLPSVASLHSPTSESFHSAEDDPSSPRKEKRHRDGSKKKKKDKDKELDGVKKRKKHHHRDKHGMGEMASEIVTPFRIKIKHLLPRPLDEAGQGVGAALPASTTSQTSAGAVSSTAITSTATTTITTNATAATSTTATSVTNTSSNSTLATHSNYQTRTPPAGYPPLPPGYTLTQPMAPPSSTTSNTSNTTTSTHYPSSTSNHASTSHVNTFSTGGSSSSRRRSDPSDPQQFSKCDVCGETGGVTNTVSCDECNKAYHFNCLEPPLKKSPKRRGYSWFCEDCDSAVSTINLAHIQWNINVS, via the exons ATGGCGAATGAAAACAAAGCAGGCAAGAATGACACCGTGGGCTTATTTCTCCAGGCCATGG TGGACCGTGAGCCGGGCAAGAGGAAGGTGAAGCCCTCCAAAGCTGCACTGGTGGACCTGGCCGAGCTGGACCTCGGGGAGAGTTCTGACGACAGTGACTTTAACGTGGATGAGGCTAAgctcaatgatgatgatgatatatccATTAATAGCGACCCAGATGCccccgatgatgatgatgatgatgatgatgacgtggaTGCGGAGGGAGAGAGTGGTGAAGAAGCGGAAGTGACATATACAGCGCCAGAAAAGAATCTCACAGTGACTCAGTTGCTGGAGCAAGCCAAGAAGAAGCAGGCTTTAGAGGCAGAAAAG GGTGTTGAGCGGCCCAAGATCCTGGTGTGCTCGGTGTGCTTGGGGGACCACTCGGATGACCTCAATGAGATCGTGACATGTGATGGCTGCAGTGTGTCTGTCCATGAAGGTTGCTATGGCATCAGTGACTCCGTGTCCGTTTCCAGCACTGTGTCATCATGCTCCACCGAGCCTTGGTTCTGTGATGCATGTAAGGCAGGGGTGGTGGACCCTCCCTGCGAACTGTGTCCTAACCTTG GCTATACAATTTTTAAAGAAACAGAAATGGGAAGATGGGTCCATTTGGTTTGTGCCTTATACATTCCAGGTGTTGCATTCAGCGAG GTTGACAAGCTCTCCTTCCCCACCTTGTTTGAGATGCCATACAGCAAGTGGGGAGCCAAGACCTGCACCCTGTGTGAGGACGAGCGATACTCCCGCACTGGTGTTTGTATTGGCTGTGATGCTGGCATGTGCAGAGGCTACTTCCATGTCACTTG TGCCCAGCGAGAAGGTTTGCTGTCTGAGGTGAACCACGGAGAGGCAGACCAAGCAGACCCGTACTATGCGCACTGCAAGCTGCACACTGACCGGGAACTCATAAG acgaaggaaaagaaactgGCTTGCTCTGCAGCTCCACATGAAGCAGGGAGAAGCAGACAAGTCTGGCTCAAGTCAGGAGACTCAAGATCGCATCCAGCGCAAGTTGAGCCGTTACCGGGACAAATACCTCTTCAACAAGAACAACAGACCCACGCCATGGT ATCCCACTCAGAAGATGCCAAGAGCCCTTTCCACATCTGCCTCCTTGTTCCGCTCTCTCCTCCACAAGACGGAGTTAATGGGCCTGAGCACAGAGTCCCAGCCTGTTCATCCCACTAGTGTTGGGGACATCAGGAAGAAGTGGCACATACCTCCTGCCTTCAA CGTGGAATTTATAAGTTACTACCTGGACCGCACAAACCGACTAGCAGAGATGAAAGATCGCTTGGATCATCTTCTTACAGAAAATTCTCAACTTGTTCAGGAGGAAACGCAGCTGAGAATTAA GTGTAACCAGATGGAGACAGAGTGTGAAAACTTAAAGTCAGAAAATGATGTACTTCTCAACAAGGCACTGGAGCTTCATGACCTCCTCAAAGGGCTAGCTGGGCGCCCTCTTCCCCTGCCCCCCGTGGTGGCAGCCCTGCACAACCCACCAAGTCCTCCACTGCCCACCAGACCACTCCCAAAGGGCAGTCTGAGAGGACCCATCATCACCAAGGCTGCAGCCAAGATGATGACAGACCAGGCCCCTCCTGTTGGAG GGTATTTTCCAGACATTGGAACAAACAGTCTTACCTTGAATAGATGTCGGGTGTGTCAGTTGACCAAGGAACAGCACTTGTTGATTGAGTGTGACACATGCGGGCATTACTATCACCTCTCCTGCCTCGATCCACCCCTCACACGCATGCCCAAGAAGACCAAACAGATGGGATG GCAGTGTTCAGACTGTTGCAAATCCTCTGACTCCGACAAGGCCCCAGAAGTGGACACGGCAGCTCCTCGCAGGCTGCGCAGGAACATTAAAGAACCCGCCAAGTTCTCACCGTCACTGGTATCTGAAGTCAAG GGTAATGAAGTTGGAGAGAAGAGCCAGATGGGCATCATGCCACCAGTCAGTGTGGTGCCCACGAGTGTGGCCCCAAGTACTGATGACAAGCCTCCAGTTCACCTGTACCACCCTGGTGTGGCCTCAGTAGCTGGGCCCACAGAGGAATCTCCAGAGGCTGCAACTATTGCtggcaagaggagaaggagctcGGATGGTAAGAAAACAACaccaaagaaacagaagaagtcaCCAGGTGACATAGAACACACCTCATCTGAAAATGTTCTTGTGAGCACATTAATTGAGCCCATGCCCACAAACAAGATGTCACCCACCACTGCTGCTGCACGGGGCAAGAAGGGGCCGCCAGAGCTGCCCTATCAAGATGCTCTCCAGACTGTCCAGCTAGAGACTCGGTCAGGTCGGAGTAGGAAGCTCCATCCTGAACCACAGGCACCACCCGTCTCCATGCAGTGCAGCGTCTCTACTGCAGCACtcacagcaacaaccacatctTTACCAGATAGGCCCATGCCAGCAGTAGCACAAATCTCCGAAGCCTCATCTCCTAGCAAGAACCGCCGAGGGCAGGCAGACTCCGCCCAGCCACCTGTACCCTCCCAGGCCACCAACTCCCCCTCACGGCAGCGACGACAACCTCCAGAGGCAGGTGAAGCGCCTCGTCCACAAATCTCTTCCCCAACACGTAGCCGAAGGCACCAAGCTGAACCCAGTTCTGAGTGCCTAGCAGAACCTCAACAGCCTGCCCCACCACAAACAGAGTCGGAGGCCACTCAGGGCTCAGGAAATCTTCAGGCACCAACAACTGAAAATGTGGAGCCCATTTCTCGGCGAAGAGGTGCTTCCAGCATGCAGCTCGACACCAGTGTGGAGTCGCTCCCTTCAGTGGCTTCCCTGCACTCCCCCACCTCAGAGTCCTTCCACAGCGCTGAGGATGACCCATCCTCTCCCAGGAAAGAGAAGAGGCACCGAgatggaagtaaaaagaaaaagaaagacaaagataaagagCTTGATggtgtgaagaaaagaaaaaagcaccACCATCGGGATAAACATGGCATGGGTGAAATGGCATCAGAGATTGTCACACCGTTCAGAATAAAG ATCAAGCACCTTCTCCCTCGGCCATTGGACGAGGCTGGACAGGGGGTGGGTGCAGCACTTcctgcctccaccaccagccAGACCTCAGCTGGTGCAGTCTCCTCAACTGCCATTACctctactgccaccaccaccattaccaccaatgcAACAGctgccacctccaccactgccacttCTGTGACCAATACATCTTCCAATTCTACCCTGGCAACCCACTCCAACTACCAGACCAGGACCCCACCAGCAGggtatcctcctcttccaccaggGTACACACTAACTCAACCCATGGCTCCACCATCCTcaaccacctccaacaccagcaacacaaccACCAGCACTCATTACCCAAGCTCCACCTCCAATCATGCCTCCACG AGTCATGTGAACACCTTCAGCACAGGTGGAAGTTCCAGCAGTCGGAGGAGGTCAGACCCCAGTGACCCTCAGCAGTTCAGTAAATGCGACGTGTGTGGGGAAACTGGCGGAGTCACCAACACAGTCTC GTGTGATGAATGCAACAAAGCCTATCACTTCAATTGTCTGGAGCCTCCCCTTAAGAAGTCCCCTAAACGGCGTGGATATTCATGGTTCTGTGAAGACTGCGATAGTGCGGTAAGCACCATAAACTTGGCTCACATACAATGGAATATAAATGTCTCGTAA
- the LOC127004474 gene encoding uncharacterized protein LOC127004474 isoform X2 — protein MANENKAGKNDTVGLFLQAMVDREPGKRKVKPSKAALVDLAELDLGESSDDSDFNVDEAKLNDDDDISINSDPDAPDDDDDDDDDVDAEGESGEEAEVTYTAPEKNLTVTQLLEQAKKKQALEAEKGVERPKILVCSVCLGDHSDDLNEIVTCDGCSVSVHEGCYGISDSVSVSSTVSSCSTEPWFCDACKAGVVDPPCELCPNLGYTIFKETEMGRWVHLVCALYIPGVAFSEVDKLSFPTLFEMPYSKWGAKTCTLCEDERYSRTGVCIGCDAGMCRGYFHVTCAQREGLLSEVNHGEADQADPYYAHCKLHTDRELIRRRKRNWLALQLHMKQGEADKSGSSQETQDRIQRKLSRYRDKYLFNKNNRPTPWYPTQKMPRALSTSASLFRSLLHKTELMGLSTESQPVHPTSVGDIRKKWHIPPAFNVEFISYYLDRTNRLAEMKDRLDHLLTENSQLVQEETQLRIKCNQMETECENLKSENDVLLNKALELHDLLKGLAGRPLPLPPVVAALHNPPSPPLPTRPLPKGSLRGPIITKAAAKMMTDQAPPVGGEYWSHRLQDIGTNSLTLNRCRVCQLTKEQHLLIECDTCGHYYHLSCLDPPLTRMPKKTKQMGWQCSDCCKSSDSDKAPEVDTAAPRRLRRNIKEPAKFSPSLVSEVKGNEVGEKSQMGIMPPVSVVPTSVAPSTDDKPPVHLYHPGVASVAGPTEESPEAATIAGKRRRSSDGKKTTPKKQKKSPGDIEHTSSENVLVSTLIEPMPTNKMSPTTAAARGKKGPPELPYQDALQTVQLETRSGRSRKLHPEPQAPPVSMQCSVSTAALTATTTSLPDRPMPAVAQISEASSPSKNRRGQADSAQPPVPSQATNSPSRQRRQPPEAGEAPRPQISSPTRSRRHQAEPSSECLAEPQQPAPPQTESEATQGSGNLQAPTTENVEPISRRRGASSMQLDTSVESLPSVASLHSPTSESFHSAEDDPSSPRKEKRHRDGSKKKKKDKDKELDGVKKRKKHHHRDKHGMGEMASEIVTPFRIKIKHLLPRPLDEAGQGVGAALPASTTSQTSAGAVSSTAITSTATTTITTNATAATSTTATSVTNTSSNSTLATHSNYQTRTPPAGYPPLPPGYTLTQPMAPPSSTTSNTSNTTTSTHYPSSTSNHASTSHVNTFSTGGSSSSRRRSDPSDPQQFSKCDVCGETGGVTNTVSCDECNKAYHFNCLEPPLKKSPKRRGYSWFCEDCDSAVSTINLAHIQWNINVS, from the exons ATGGCGAATGAAAACAAAGCAGGCAAGAATGACACCGTGGGCTTATTTCTCCAGGCCATGG TGGACCGTGAGCCGGGCAAGAGGAAGGTGAAGCCCTCCAAAGCTGCACTGGTGGACCTGGCCGAGCTGGACCTCGGGGAGAGTTCTGACGACAGTGACTTTAACGTGGATGAGGCTAAgctcaatgatgatgatgatatatccATTAATAGCGACCCAGATGCccccgatgatgatgatgatgatgatgatgacgtggaTGCGGAGGGAGAGAGTGGTGAAGAAGCGGAAGTGACATATACAGCGCCAGAAAAGAATCTCACAGTGACTCAGTTGCTGGAGCAAGCCAAGAAGAAGCAGGCTTTAGAGGCAGAAAAG GGTGTTGAGCGGCCCAAGATCCTGGTGTGCTCGGTGTGCTTGGGGGACCACTCGGATGACCTCAATGAGATCGTGACATGTGATGGCTGCAGTGTGTCTGTCCATGAAGGTTGCTATGGCATCAGTGACTCCGTGTCCGTTTCCAGCACTGTGTCATCATGCTCCACCGAGCCTTGGTTCTGTGATGCATGTAAGGCAGGGGTGGTGGACCCTCCCTGCGAACTGTGTCCTAACCTTG GCTATACAATTTTTAAAGAAACAGAAATGGGAAGATGGGTCCATTTGGTTTGTGCCTTATACATTCCAGGTGTTGCATTCAGCGAG GTTGACAAGCTCTCCTTCCCCACCTTGTTTGAGATGCCATACAGCAAGTGGGGAGCCAAGACCTGCACCCTGTGTGAGGACGAGCGATACTCCCGCACTGGTGTTTGTATTGGCTGTGATGCTGGCATGTGCAGAGGCTACTTCCATGTCACTTG TGCCCAGCGAGAAGGTTTGCTGTCTGAGGTGAACCACGGAGAGGCAGACCAAGCAGACCCGTACTATGCGCACTGCAAGCTGCACACTGACCGGGAACTCATAAG acgaaggaaaagaaactgGCTTGCTCTGCAGCTCCACATGAAGCAGGGAGAAGCAGACAAGTCTGGCTCAAGTCAGGAGACTCAAGATCGCATCCAGCGCAAGTTGAGCCGTTACCGGGACAAATACCTCTTCAACAAGAACAACAGACCCACGCCATGGT ATCCCACTCAGAAGATGCCAAGAGCCCTTTCCACATCTGCCTCCTTGTTCCGCTCTCTCCTCCACAAGACGGAGTTAATGGGCCTGAGCACAGAGTCCCAGCCTGTTCATCCCACTAGTGTTGGGGACATCAGGAAGAAGTGGCACATACCTCCTGCCTTCAA CGTGGAATTTATAAGTTACTACCTGGACCGCACAAACCGACTAGCAGAGATGAAAGATCGCTTGGATCATCTTCTTACAGAAAATTCTCAACTTGTTCAGGAGGAAACGCAGCTGAGAATTAA GTGTAACCAGATGGAGACAGAGTGTGAAAACTTAAAGTCAGAAAATGATGTACTTCTCAACAAGGCACTGGAGCTTCATGACCTCCTCAAAGGGCTAGCTGGGCGCCCTCTTCCCCTGCCCCCCGTGGTGGCAGCCCTGCACAACCCACCAAGTCCTCCACTGCCCACCAGACCACTCCCAAAGGGCAGTCTGAGAGGACCCATCATCACCAAGGCTGCAGCCAAGATGATGACAGACCAGGCCCCTCCTGTTGGAGGTGAGTACTGGTCTCATAGGTTACAAG ACATTGGAACAAACAGTCTTACCTTGAATAGATGTCGGGTGTGTCAGTTGACCAAGGAACAGCACTTGTTGATTGAGTGTGACACATGCGGGCATTACTATCACCTCTCCTGCCTCGATCCACCCCTCACACGCATGCCCAAGAAGACCAAACAGATGGGATG GCAGTGTTCAGACTGTTGCAAATCCTCTGACTCCGACAAGGCCCCAGAAGTGGACACGGCAGCTCCTCGCAGGCTGCGCAGGAACATTAAAGAACCCGCCAAGTTCTCACCGTCACTGGTATCTGAAGTCAAG GGTAATGAAGTTGGAGAGAAGAGCCAGATGGGCATCATGCCACCAGTCAGTGTGGTGCCCACGAGTGTGGCCCCAAGTACTGATGACAAGCCTCCAGTTCACCTGTACCACCCTGGTGTGGCCTCAGTAGCTGGGCCCACAGAGGAATCTCCAGAGGCTGCAACTATTGCtggcaagaggagaaggagctcGGATGGTAAGAAAACAACaccaaagaaacagaagaagtcaCCAGGTGACATAGAACACACCTCATCTGAAAATGTTCTTGTGAGCACATTAATTGAGCCCATGCCCACAAACAAGATGTCACCCACCACTGCTGCTGCACGGGGCAAGAAGGGGCCGCCAGAGCTGCCCTATCAAGATGCTCTCCAGACTGTCCAGCTAGAGACTCGGTCAGGTCGGAGTAGGAAGCTCCATCCTGAACCACAGGCACCACCCGTCTCCATGCAGTGCAGCGTCTCTACTGCAGCACtcacagcaacaaccacatctTTACCAGATAGGCCCATGCCAGCAGTAGCACAAATCTCCGAAGCCTCATCTCCTAGCAAGAACCGCCGAGGGCAGGCAGACTCCGCCCAGCCACCTGTACCCTCCCAGGCCACCAACTCCCCCTCACGGCAGCGACGACAACCTCCAGAGGCAGGTGAAGCGCCTCGTCCACAAATCTCTTCCCCAACACGTAGCCGAAGGCACCAAGCTGAACCCAGTTCTGAGTGCCTAGCAGAACCTCAACAGCCTGCCCCACCACAAACAGAGTCGGAGGCCACTCAGGGCTCAGGAAATCTTCAGGCACCAACAACTGAAAATGTGGAGCCCATTTCTCGGCGAAGAGGTGCTTCCAGCATGCAGCTCGACACCAGTGTGGAGTCGCTCCCTTCAGTGGCTTCCCTGCACTCCCCCACCTCAGAGTCCTTCCACAGCGCTGAGGATGACCCATCCTCTCCCAGGAAAGAGAAGAGGCACCGAgatggaagtaaaaagaaaaagaaagacaaagataaagagCTTGATggtgtgaagaaaagaaaaaagcaccACCATCGGGATAAACATGGCATGGGTGAAATGGCATCAGAGATTGTCACACCGTTCAGAATAAAG ATCAAGCACCTTCTCCCTCGGCCATTGGACGAGGCTGGACAGGGGGTGGGTGCAGCACTTcctgcctccaccaccagccAGACCTCAGCTGGTGCAGTCTCCTCAACTGCCATTACctctactgccaccaccaccattaccaccaatgcAACAGctgccacctccaccactgccacttCTGTGACCAATACATCTTCCAATTCTACCCTGGCAACCCACTCCAACTACCAGACCAGGACCCCACCAGCAGggtatcctcctcttccaccaggGTACACACTAACTCAACCCATGGCTCCACCATCCTcaaccacctccaacaccagcaacacaaccACCAGCACTCATTACCCAAGCTCCACCTCCAATCATGCCTCCACG AGTCATGTGAACACCTTCAGCACAGGTGGAAGTTCCAGCAGTCGGAGGAGGTCAGACCCCAGTGACCCTCAGCAGTTCAGTAAATGCGACGTGTGTGGGGAAACTGGCGGAGTCACCAACACAGTCTC GTGTGATGAATGCAACAAAGCCTATCACTTCAATTGTCTGGAGCCTCCCCTTAAGAAGTCCCCTAAACGGCGTGGATATTCATGGTTCTGTGAAGACTGCGATAGTGCGGTAAGCACCATAAACTTGGCTCACATACAATGGAATATAAATGTCTCGTAA